A part of Bacteroidia bacterium genomic DNA contains:
- a CDS encoding DUF5615 family PIN-like protein, whose product MQPPRDFSDGHLLNDEEIARIAKLEDLIIITKDLDFFDNYLIKGSPPKVLLLQFGNIGNQQLLSLFDANLEKIHILLNGGAEMILFSRDRIAEYSGN is encoded by the coding sequence ATGCAGCCCCCTAGAGATTTCTCAGATGGACATTTGCTTAACGATGAAGAAATTGCGCGTATAGCGAAACTAGAAGACCTGATTATCATAACTAAGGATCTGGATTTTTTTGACAATTATCTGATTAAAGGAAGCCCCCCAAAAGTTCTGCTTCTTCAGTTTGGTAATATAGGTAATCAGCAGCTCTTAAGTTTATTTGACGCTAACCTTGAAAAGATCCATATTTTATTGAATGGAGGTGCAGAGATGATTTTGTTTTCCCGTGATCGGATTGCAGAATATAGTGGAAATTGA
- a CDS encoding SDR family oxidoreductase, whose translation MNLNLTGKHAFVGGSTQGIGEASAYELARLGATVTLIARNEAQLQRVGKALDTDSGQKHDYIVADFSQPDILKEKVTDWFSSGKIVHILVNNTGGPAGGPIISASPQDFVSAYQMHLLCNHILAQAVVPGMKAAGYGRIINVISTSVKIPITGLGVSNTTRGAVASWAKTLANELAAFGITVNNVLPGFTETQRFFSLVEVWAKSAGISEQEMMERLKKTVPAGRFASPEETASAIVFLASPSAAYINGINLPVDGGRTGSL comes from the coding sequence ATGAACTTAAACCTGACCGGCAAACATGCATTCGTCGGTGGCAGTACCCAGGGAATCGGGGAAGCTTCTGCATATGAACTCGCCCGTCTCGGTGCCACAGTTACCCTTATTGCCAGAAACGAGGCGCAACTTCAACGTGTAGGTAAGGCGCTGGATACTGACTCCGGCCAGAAACATGACTATATCGTCGCTGATTTCTCTCAGCCAGATATCCTAAAAGAAAAGGTGACAGACTGGTTTTCCTCCGGGAAAATTGTCCATATTCTTGTCAATAATACCGGCGGCCCGGCTGGCGGCCCGATTATTTCCGCTTCGCCTCAAGATTTTGTTTCGGCTTACCAGATGCATTTGTTGTGCAATCATATCCTCGCTCAGGCAGTGGTACCTGGCATGAAAGCAGCGGGTTATGGACGAATTATCAACGTGATTTCAACCTCTGTAAAAATACCAATCACAGGACTTGGCGTATCTAATACGACAAGAGGTGCAGTAGCAAGCTGGGCAAAAACGCTGGCAAATGAACTTGCGGCTTTTGGCATTACTGTCAATAATGTGCTTCCCGGATTCACCGAAACCCAGCGGTTTTTTTCCCTCGTAGAGGTTTGGGCAAAATCTGCTGGTATTTCTGAGCAGGAAATGATGGAAAGACTTAAAAAAACCGTTCCGGCCGGGAGGTTTGCCTCACCGGAAGAAACTGCCAGCGCAATTGTATTTCTTGCTTCTCCTTCTGCTGCGTATATTAACGGGATAAATCTTCCCGTTGATGGCGGAAGAACCGGCTCTCTGTAA
- a CDS encoding HNH endonuclease — protein MPGRYISAKTKAEVIHRANERCEYCRSLMKNAIHTFHIDHILPLEKGGTSALSNLALSCGGCNSMKAAKTTAIDPLSGSEVNLFHPRKDQWYAHFSWADDYLEIIGLTATGRATIEFLRLNRIGLINMRQLTKLIGEHPPEE, from the coding sequence ATGCCTGGTAGGTATATTTCTGCTAAGACAAAGGCTGAGGTGATCCATCGGGCAAATGAAAGATGTGAATATTGCAGGAGCCTGATGAAAAATGCAATCCATACATTCCATATCGATCATATTCTTCCACTGGAGAAAGGTGGAACTTCTGCATTAAGTAATCTGGCACTCTCCTGTGGTGGCTGTAACAGTATGAAAGCTGCCAAAACTACGGCAATAGATCCCCTCTCAGGATCAGAAGTGAACCTTTTCCATCCCCGAAAAGATCAATGGTATGCTCATTTTTCCTGGGCAGATGATTATCTGGAAATCATCGGACTTACTGCAACCGGTCGCGCGACTATAGAGTTTCTTCGCTTAAACCGCATCGGTCTCATTAATATGCGTCAATTAACAAAACTCATTGGTGAACACCCGCCGGAGGAGTGA
- a CDS encoding ABC-F family ATP-binding cassette domain-containing protein has product MIYLSAENISKSYDEKLLMENLSFGIDQGQKIALIGVNGCGKSTLLRIVAGIETPDSGTISIRKGTKISYLAQEPNLPLNKTVAEVVFSSDQPELQLIQEYETLLAEVGKHPEKQSRLDEVMALIDSSDAWSYEQKIHEVLSKLEVNFLDLPIGVLSGGQQKRVAMAQALISEPDLMIMDEPTNHLDLASIEWLEKFLSNSKQSILLVTHDRYFLESVTDEIFELEQGNLYRYKGDYAYFLEKKDEREQNKLTETARAKSLFRTELEWLRRSPKARTSKSKSRIDAAHQLGDKASYRQETAEVSLQVKGRRIGGKVLEIKHLQKAYGDLKILNSFTYTFNRHDRIGIVGPNGVGKTTFLRMITGEEEPDSGKIRMGETIVYGYYKQSGFGFKDNARVIEVVTEAAETVEISKSQSLSASQLLEHFLFPRSTHYKMVDTLSGGEKRRLHLLRILMTNPNFLILDEPTNDLDLITLRKLEEFLADFAGCLIVVTHDRFFMDRLVDHMFVFEGDGEIRDYPGSYSQYREWKEQQEKTVPEKEEKTPEAETPAQKEKPKTDRKRKLSFNEQRELERLDSEVEKLEARKQEVTVLMNGGGADYEKLAALAEELKQITAELETKSDRWLELMEIAEG; this is encoded by the coding sequence ATGATATACCTTTCGGCGGAAAATATCTCCAAATCCTATGACGAAAAACTGCTGATGGAGAATCTGAGCTTTGGCATTGACCAGGGGCAGAAAATCGCACTCATCGGTGTCAACGGCTGTGGAAAATCTACCCTCCTGCGCATTGTGGCAGGCATAGAGACGCCGGACTCAGGTACGATCAGCATCCGAAAAGGAACCAAAATCTCCTACCTCGCTCAGGAACCCAATCTCCCGCTTAACAAAACCGTGGCCGAGGTAGTTTTTTCTTCCGATCAGCCCGAACTACAGCTCATACAGGAATATGAAACCCTGCTTGCAGAAGTGGGAAAACACCCCGAAAAGCAGTCGCGCCTCGATGAAGTTATGGCACTTATCGATTCATCCGATGCATGGAGTTATGAGCAAAAAATCCACGAAGTGCTCAGCAAACTGGAGGTCAACTTCCTCGATCTCCCAATAGGGGTGCTTTCCGGCGGACAGCAAAAACGCGTTGCTATGGCCCAGGCACTCATCAGCGAGCCTGACCTGATGATCATGGACGAGCCGACCAACCACCTCGACCTTGCCAGCATCGAATGGCTGGAAAAATTCCTTTCCAACAGCAAACAAAGCATCCTCCTCGTCACCCACGACCGCTATTTTCTTGAAAGTGTTACTGACGAAATATTTGAGCTGGAACAGGGAAATCTCTACCGATATAAAGGCGATTACGCCTATTTTCTGGAGAAAAAAGACGAACGCGAGCAAAACAAACTCACGGAAACCGCCCGGGCAAAAAGCCTTTTCCGCACCGAACTCGAATGGCTGCGGCGTTCTCCCAAAGCACGTACCTCCAAGTCCAAATCGAGGATCGACGCTGCACACCAGCTCGGTGATAAAGCCAGCTACCGCCAGGAGACAGCGGAAGTTTCCCTTCAGGTGAAAGGTCGCCGCATAGGAGGGAAAGTGCTTGAAATCAAGCACTTACAAAAGGCCTACGGAGACCTGAAAATACTCAATTCATTTACCTATACCTTCAATCGCCACGACCGCATCGGTATTGTCGGCCCCAATGGTGTAGGGAAAACCACATTTCTGCGAATGATCACCGGCGAGGAAGAACCCGACTCCGGGAAAATCCGCATGGGGGAAACCATCGTTTACGGCTATTACAAACAGTCGGGCTTCGGATTTAAGGACAATGCACGCGTCATAGAAGTCGTGACCGAAGCCGCCGAAACCGTCGAAATAAGCAAAAGTCAGAGCCTTTCAGCCTCCCAACTGCTCGAACATTTTCTTTTTCCCCGCTCCACTCACTACAAAATGGTGGACACCCTCAGCGGAGGAGAAAAGCGCCGGCTCCACCTGCTGCGCATATTGATGACCAACCCCAATTTCCTGATTCTCGATGAGCCCACCAACGACCTGGACCTCATCACCCTCCGCAAGCTGGAAGAATTTCTCGCAGACTTTGCAGGCTGCCTGATTGTCGTAACCCACGACCGGTTTTTTATGGACCGGCTGGTAGATCATATGTTTGTATTTGAGGGAGATGGAGAAATCAGAGACTATCCGGGGAGTTACTCGCAGTATAGGGAGTGGAAGGAACAACAGGAAAAAACCGTACCGGAAAAAGAAGAAAAAACGCCGGAGGCAGAAACACCTGCACAAAAAGAGAAGCCCAAAACCGATCGCAAACGCAAGCTCAGCTTCAACGAGCAACGCGAACTCGAGCGGCTGGACAGCGAAGTAGAAAAGCTGGAAGCACGCAAACAGGAGGTAACCGTACTGATGAATGGAGGCGGAGCTGACTACGAAAAACTCGCCGCTCTCGCAGAAGAACTCAAACAAATCACCGCCGAGCTCGAAACCAAATCCGACCGCTGGCTGGAATTGATGGAGATCGCGGAGGGGTGA
- a CDS encoding Uma2 family endonuclease — translation MAEHKLNRSYSVEEYFDLESTDPKTKYEFVDGIIYAMAGGTIRHGLLISNVLYWVKDGLRKAGKPCKTFSGDVKVSVEHANSYLYPDVFVVCGKIDDEKNPNHAIKNPKLIIEVLSESTQNYDQTHKFRLYRSNPSFEEYIMIDQEQAIVESFVRISNDHWQIRTYIGLDKEIELSSIGISLRMQDIYEDVMS, via the coding sequence ATGGCTGAGCATAAGCTAAACAGGAGTTATTCCGTAGAAGAATATTTTGACCTCGAATCCACTGACCCGAAGACAAAATATGAGTTTGTCGACGGGATAATTTATGCTATGGCCGGAGGAACCATCAGACACGGCCTGCTTATCAGTAATGTTCTTTATTGGGTTAAAGATGGACTCCGGAAAGCGGGCAAGCCCTGTAAAACTTTCAGCGGGGATGTAAAAGTGTCGGTAGAACATGCAAACTCATATCTTTATCCGGATGTTTTTGTGGTCTGTGGCAAAATCGATGATGAAAAAAACCCTAACCATGCGATAAAAAACCCCAAACTGATCATTGAGGTACTTTCCGAGTCCACACAGAATTACGATCAGACACATAAATTCAGGTTGTATAGATCAAACCCCAGCTTCGAAGAATATATCATGATCGACCAGGAGCAGGCTATCGTGGAGTCTTTTGTAAGAATCAGCAATGACCACTGGCAAATTCGCACCTATATAGGTCTCGATAAGGAAATCGAACTGAGTTCGATTGGCATCTCCCTCCGTATGCAGGACATTTACGAGGATGTGATGTCTTAG
- a CDS encoding DUF433 domain-containing protein, with protein sequence MIISERITLNPQVCKGRPTIRNMRFTVAQMLELLAGGMSTPEILADYPYIEEEDIQACLLYAAP encoded by the coding sequence ATGATTATTTCTGAACGAATAACACTAAATCCACAGGTTTGTAAAGGACGCCCAACTATTCGTAATATGCGGTTTACAGTGGCTCAAATGCTGGAATTACTAGCTGGAGGGATGTCTACGCCTGAGATTTTAGCTGATTATCCCTATATCGAAGAAGAAGATATTCAGGCTTGTTTACTCTATGCAGCCCCCTAG
- a CDS encoding AAA family ATPase, with protein MPSQEETLKSLLEALAFSPDNIPLRKHVASILMDLQRYEEAEKHFSQGLQHAPGDMEIKLGLAEAFARQGKNSASLVILEELMGIDPPLAKAFMLHSRLSYQNEEFEQSLESYQQAIRLDRSLRDVSFENQLGEHMAQAGYDDGYGGRVPVEYADEDEDEIFGEIERPSINFNDVGGMDHVKEEIGLKIILPLKHPDLYQAYGKSIGGGMLLYGPPGCGKTHLARATAGEVNAGFISVGINDILDMWIGNSEKNLHYIFQTARAEAPCVLFFDEVDALGASRTDMKQSGGRHLINQFLAELDGVKYSNDGVLILAATNTPWNMDSAFRRPGRFDRILFVPPPDEAARAAILRIMMKDKPVEDIDYAKLAKKTQGLSGADLKAVVDIAVEQKLRESMKSGKLEPINLKDLITAAGKVNSSTKEWFATARNYALYSNEAGLYDEILAYLNIKK; from the coding sequence ATGCCATCACAGGAAGAGACCTTAAAAAGCCTGCTGGAAGCCCTGGCCTTTTCGCCAGACAATATTCCACTCAGGAAGCATGTCGCTTCAATCCTAATGGATTTGCAGCGATATGAGGAAGCCGAAAAACATTTTTCTCAGGGGCTTCAGCATGCACCCGGAGATATGGAAATAAAGCTCGGCCTTGCCGAAGCCTTTGCCCGCCAGGGGAAAAATTCTGCATCATTGGTAATCCTTGAAGAGCTCATGGGGATTGATCCTCCGTTGGCAAAGGCATTTATGCTTCATTCGAGGCTTTCTTATCAAAATGAAGAATTTGAACAATCGCTGGAGTCCTACCAGCAGGCTATCCGCCTTGACCGGTCTTTGCGGGATGTGAGTTTTGAAAACCAGTTGGGCGAGCATATGGCGCAGGCTGGTTATGACGATGGATACGGCGGTCGTGTACCGGTTGAATATGCTGATGAAGATGAGGATGAAATATTTGGAGAGATCGAACGCCCGAGTATCAATTTTAATGATGTCGGGGGAATGGATCATGTGAAGGAAGAAATTGGTCTGAAGATCATTCTTCCGCTCAAACATCCCGATCTTTATCAGGCTTATGGCAAATCCATAGGGGGAGGTATGTTGCTCTATGGCCCTCCGGGTTGTGGGAAAACGCATCTTGCCAGAGCCACAGCCGGCGAGGTAAACGCTGGTTTTATCTCCGTCGGGATCAACGACATCCTCGACATGTGGATTGGCAACAGCGAAAAAAATCTGCATTATATTTTTCAGACGGCAAGGGCCGAAGCCCCTTGTGTCCTCTTCTTCGACGAGGTGGACGCCCTCGGCGCGAGTCGTACCGACATGAAACAAAGCGGCGGACGCCACCTGATCAATCAGTTTCTCGCCGAACTTGACGGCGTCAAATACTCCAATGACGGGGTCCTCATTCTGGCGGCAACCAATACGCCCTGGAATATGGATTCGGCATTCCGCCGTCCGGGAAGGTTTGACCGGATCCTCTTTGTACCACCTCCAGATGAAGCAGCACGCGCCGCTATCCTCCGCATTATGATGAAAGATAAGCCGGTGGAGGATATCGACTATGCCAAACTGGCCAAAAAGACTCAGGGGCTTTCCGGTGCAGACCTGAAAGCGGTGGTAGATATTGCGGTCGAACAAAAACTCCGTGAATCTATGAAGTCTGGCAAACTGGAGCCGATCAATCTGAAAGATCTGATCACAGCTGCCGGAAAAGTAAACTCCTCTACCAAAGAGTGGTTTGCCACTGCCCGTAATTACGCACTCTACTCAAATGAAGCCGGGCTTTATGATGAGATTCTCGCGTACCTGAACATAAAGAAATGA
- a CDS encoding phosphoribosylaminoimidazolesuccinocarboxamide synthase has protein sequence MANAIKETNFQFPGQLSRYGGKVRDVYNISDEYLVIVASDRISAFDYILPKPIPYKGQVLNQTSEHFFRAIDGLVPTHVVAVPDPNVTIGLKCKAFPVEVVVRNYLAGHAWRVYKSGLRELCGVKLPDGLKEADRLPEPIITPATKSQIGHDEDISEKEILSSGLIDPGEWGQIRHYALELFNKGTEMAAAQGLILVDTKYEFGSHNDDIYLIDEVHTPDSSRYYYAEGYAERQAAGQPQKQLSKEFVREWLMANQFQGLDGQVMPDMPDTFVNEITDRYVELYEKVTGKDFQRGDNSKIEERIYENTVSVLKSLI, from the coding sequence ATGGCCAACGCGATTAAAGAAACTAACTTCCAATTTCCAGGACAGCTCTCACGTTACGGAGGAAAAGTAAGGGATGTCTATAATATCAGCGACGAATATCTGGTCATTGTGGCCAGTGACCGTATCTCTGCCTTTGATTATATTCTCCCAAAGCCCATCCCCTATAAAGGACAGGTTTTGAACCAGACGTCCGAGCATTTTTTCCGGGCGATTGACGGACTCGTGCCAACACATGTGGTGGCTGTACCAGACCCCAATGTCACCATCGGTCTGAAATGCAAAGCGTTTCCGGTAGAAGTTGTCGTACGCAATTACCTGGCCGGCCACGCCTGGCGTGTTTACAAGTCCGGCCTTCGCGAACTTTGCGGCGTAAAACTTCCCGACGGGCTCAAAGAAGCGGACCGTCTCCCGGAACCCATCATTACCCCGGCGACCAAGTCCCAGATCGGGCACGATGAAGATATATCTGAAAAAGAAATTCTCAGTTCTGGCCTGATCGACCCGGGAGAATGGGGCCAGATCAGACACTACGCGCTGGAGCTATTCAACAAAGGCACAGAAATGGCCGCCGCTCAGGGGTTGATTCTTGTCGATACCAAATACGAATTTGGTTCCCACAACGATGATATCTACCTTATAGACGAAGTGCATACACCTGACTCTTCCCGCTATTATTATGCAGAAGGATATGCAGAGAGACAAGCTGCCGGACAACCCCAGAAACAGCTTTCCAAAGAGTTTGTCCGCGAATGGCTGATGGCCAATCAATTCCAGGGACTCGACGGACAGGTGATGCCCGATATGCCAGACACATTTGTCAATGAGATTACCGACCGATATGTCGAACTGTATGAAAAGGTAACCGGCAAAGATTTTCAGCGCGGAGACAACTCGAAAATAGAAGAAAGAATTTACGAAAACACAGTATCTGTACTGAAAAGCCTGATTTAG
- a CDS encoding OsmC family protein, producing MNAKINIKNLPLGYQSIITNGQHTIVGDEPVASKGTDLGLAPTELVLAGLALCKVATVRYIARRNNWDIRDVDAELEQEVKRGEGGKLSTTVKIKLKIEGDLTEDQKAEILKQADRCYVHRMLNGDWDIQPATIDESMTQELIA from the coding sequence ATGAATGCCAAAATAAATATCAAAAATCTTCCCCTGGGATACCAGTCTATTATCACCAACGGGCAGCATACGATCGTCGGAGATGAACCCGTTGCAAGCAAAGGCACAGATCTGGGGCTCGCTCCGACCGAACTGGTGCTTGCAGGGCTTGCTTTGTGCAAAGTTGCCACCGTGCGCTACATTGCCAGAAGAAACAATTGGGATATCCGCGATGTAGATGCCGAACTTGAGCAGGAAGTCAAAAGAGGCGAAGGCGGAAAACTCTCAACCACAGTAAAAATAAAACTTAAAATCGAAGGCGATCTCACCGAAGACCAGAAGGCTGAAATACTGAAGCAGGCAGACAGATGTTATGTACATCGTATGCTCAACGGTGATTGGGATATTCAGCCAGCGACTATAGATGAGTCCATGACACAGGAACTCATAGCATAA
- a CDS encoding Crp/Fnr family transcriptional regulator, with translation MKERLRQHIINRLGGNIDGIDEVLSQFKSIKVKRNEQILTQGDICRYVYFVAKGCLQVYVYDKNSNETTRDIVTEDNWCSELMSFGNEQPSSENIRAVEHSDLCAIDRVSFMNMMETVPQFGLIYNQILEASYANSVYRINTFVSLSALERIQWLMEFRPNLMTRLSSKLIASYLGISQETFSRLKRKH, from the coding sequence ATGAAAGAAAGACTTCGCCAGCATATCATCAACAGACTCGGTGGTAATATTGACGGAATCGACGAGGTACTCTCCCAATTCAAATCAATCAAAGTCAAAAGAAACGAACAAATTCTGACTCAGGGAGATATCTGCCGGTATGTTTACTTTGTAGCAAAAGGCTGTCTGCAGGTGTACGTTTATGACAAAAACAGCAATGAAACCACACGGGATATTGTAACCGAAGACAACTGGTGCTCAGAACTGATGAGTTTTGGCAATGAGCAACCTTCAAGCGAAAATATCAGGGCTGTTGAACACTCAGACCTTTGCGCCATTGACAGAGTAAGTTTTATGAATATGATGGAAACGGTTCCTCAATTTGGCCTGATCTATAACCAAATTCTTGAAGCCTCTTATGCTAACTCTGTCTATAGAATCAATACTTTCGTATCACTTTCTGCCCTGGAACGAATACAATGGCTGATGGAATTTCGTCCCAACTTAATGACCAGGCTTTCGAGCAAACTCATCGCATCTTATCTCGGCATTTCGCAGGAAACATTCAGCCGGCTCAAAAGGAAACACTAA
- a CDS encoding FAD-binding protein — protein sequence MKRKTFIQNSSLLVASGLLAPYVSCMSEQKPNTNTLKNWAGNYSYKAPSLHQPGTPEEVQQLVKQLDKQKALGSRHCFNNIADSPQNQISTVRLNKIVSLDTENKTLTVESGARYGDFATELDTQRYALHNLASLPHITVAGACTTATHGSGMTLGNLASAVVAMEIVTPQGELITVNREHPDFYGLVVGLGAIGIITKVTLQIEDTYQVRQDIFQELPLASLESHFEEIMSAGYSVSLFTNWLDQKVSQVWIKRRTDQPMTDHGNDFFGATAAGRNLHPIVEISPENCTEQMGIAGPWYNRLPHFKMGFMPSGGEELQSEYFIPRENAVDAILALEKKKDLINPQLMITEVRTIAADELWMSPCYHQDSVAIHFTWKQNWEEVRKLLPMIEAELSPYNVKPHWGKLFTIDPAILRSRYEKYPDFLALAKKYDPEGKFRNDYLNLNIYG from the coding sequence ATGAAACGGAAAACCTTCATCCAGAATTCGTCTTTACTGGTTGCCTCTGGCCTTCTGGCTCCTTATGTATCCTGTATGTCCGAACAAAAACCCAATACCAATACCCTGAAAAACTGGGCGGGAAACTATTCCTATAAAGCCCCTTCCCTTCACCAACCGGGAACGCCCGAAGAGGTTCAACAACTTGTCAAACAATTGGACAAACAAAAAGCACTCGGCTCGCGCCATTGCTTCAACAATATTGCCGACAGTCCGCAAAACCAAATCTCCACTGTCCGCCTCAATAAAATCGTCTCCCTCGACACCGAAAATAAAACCCTGACCGTGGAGAGCGGGGCGCGTTATGGTGATTTTGCCACAGAACTCGACACCCAGAGATATGCCCTCCACAATCTGGCTTCACTGCCGCATATCACGGTCGCTGGTGCCTGTACAACCGCTACTCATGGCTCTGGCATGACACTGGGCAACCTGGCCTCAGCTGTTGTGGCCATGGAAATTGTCACGCCGCAGGGAGAACTCATCACTGTCAACCGCGAACATCCTGATTTTTACGGACTGGTAGTCGGTCTTGGTGCCATCGGCATTATTACCAAAGTAACCCTTCAGATAGAGGATACTTATCAGGTGAGACAGGACATTTTTCAGGAACTACCGCTCGCATCGCTGGAAAGCCATTTTGAAGAAATTATGTCTGCGGGTTATAGTGTCAGTCTTTTCACCAACTGGCTGGACCAAAAAGTGAGTCAGGTCTGGATCAAACGACGGACTGACCAGCCGATGACGGATCATGGAAATGATTTTTTCGGAGCTACGGCTGCGGGTCGCAACCTCCACCCTATTGTCGAAATTTCACCCGAAAACTGCACCGAGCAGATGGGCATTGCCGGGCCATGGTATAATCGCCTGCCGCATTTCAAAATGGGTTTTATGCCCAGCGGAGGAGAAGAACTGCAATCAGAATACTTTATTCCGCGTGAAAACGCCGTAGATGCCATCCTCGCACTGGAAAAGAAAAAAGACCTGATCAATCCACAGTTGATGATCACCGAAGTGCGCACCATCGCTGCCGACGAACTCTGGATGAGCCCTTGTTATCATCAGGACAGTGTAGCCATTCACTTCACCTGGAAACAAAACTGGGAAGAAGTGCGGAAACTCCTGCCGATGATCGAAGCAGAACTGTCGCCTTACAATGTAAAACCACACTGGGGAAAACTATTTACCATTGACCCGGCCATACTTCGCTCACGATATGAGAAGTACCCAGATTTTCTGGCGCTGGCAAAAAAATACGATCCCGAGGGCAAATTCAGAAATGACTATCTGAATCTGAATATCTATGGGTGA
- a CDS encoding tetratricopeptide repeat protein: MNLSRIELLLGQRRYDMAEKEIREQMGDYLNNPLVRSYLGISLLGQGRTEDAKKEVENAIGLAPDFAFAHGLLSRIYYQEGQTKEALAAVEEAIRIDPSDANQFVHLAYIQFSRSKWEDALAAAEQGLSLNPEHVDGINIRARILVKLGRSPEASAAFDDSMHKNPENAYTHINKGWALLEEGRYDEALVHFKEGVRLDPDNEAARSGLVEGLKAKYWIYRAYLKFAFWMESISSGYRWALIIGLVLIANSVPYIAPFYLVLVFFSWFSSILFNLLLRFNSYGKYALSDEQIRYSNIFAGLLVAGAASLIAGLTAGLPLAENIGVVCLGLLFPVTGTFSKSIKSSRQKSLWMTYAFVAVGIGFVTTAFLGMPVASVLFSIFAYGIMAYTFVIGFLP; the protein is encoded by the coding sequence ATGAATTTAAGCCGAATAGAACTTCTGCTTGGCCAGCGGCGCTACGATATGGCGGAAAAAGAAATCCGCGAGCAGATGGGTGATTATCTGAACAATCCTCTTGTGCGCTCTTATCTGGGCATCAGCCTGCTGGGGCAGGGGCGTACGGAAGATGCTAAAAAAGAAGTTGAAAACGCCATCGGACTTGCCCCCGATTTTGCCTTTGCGCATGGGCTTCTGTCCCGTATTTATTATCAGGAAGGGCAAACAAAAGAGGCGCTTGCCGCAGTGGAGGAGGCAATTCGTATTGATCCTTCTGATGCCAATCAGTTTGTGCATCTGGCTTATATTCAGTTTTCAAGAAGTAAATGGGAGGATGCGCTCGCCGCCGCCGAGCAGGGGCTCAGTCTCAATCCTGAACATGTCGACGGAATCAACATCCGGGCCAGAATCCTGGTCAAACTGGGCAGAAGCCCCGAAGCCAGCGCTGCCTTTGATGATTCTATGCATAAGAACCCCGAAAATGCCTATACGCATATCAATAAGGGATGGGCGCTGCTGGAAGAAGGGCGATATGATGAGGCATTGGTTCATTTTAAAGAAGGGGTCAGACTCGACCCCGACAATGAAGCGGCCCGCTCAGGCCTTGTTGAAGGCCTGAAGGCCAAATACTGGATTTACCGCGCCTACCTGAAATTTGCTTTCTGGATGGAAAGCATAAGTAGTGGATATCGCTGGGCACTGATCATTGGACTGGTACTTATTGCAAACAGTGTCCCCTATATCGCGCCATTTTACCTGGTACTGGTTTTTTTCTCCTGGTTTTCCAGCATTCTTTTTAACCTCCTTCTCCGGTTTAATTCTTACGGTAAATATGCACTGAGTGATGAGCAGATCCGCTATTCCAATATCTTTGCCGGACTACTGGTAGCCGGTGCGGCGAGTCTGATTGCCGGACTGACAGCAGGACTTCCACTGGCCGAAAATATAGGGGTTGTATGTCTGGGGTTGCTTTTTCCAGTCACCGGAACTTTCAGTAAGTCGATAAAAAGTTCCCGGCAGAAGTCACTTTGGATGACTTATGCTTTTGTGGCTGTTGGGATCGGGTTTGTAACAACTGCATTTTTGGGAATGCCGGTTGCATCGGTGCTTTTCTCCATATTTGCATACGGAATTATGGCTTATACTTTTGTCATTGGATTTCTTCCCTGA